Proteins encoded in a region of the Oscillospiraceae bacterium MB24-C1 genome:
- a CDS encoding DUF4364 family protein translates to MNQGVFTEGIDYGGLTTDYEIRILICWLLYKMKMPVASSQLSSALLGENLVNYFEVTCALGELLSSGHLTEVKSDGHQGYVSVTELGRKTAETFYKSIPRTVREKAIEALSQCVLQERFAKENRAEIVETNDGFKLELSLNDVGNDLMGVSLYAPTREVCETMKKNFISDPTVLYRAVLSVLMGTKDSAIEFIGHEPV, encoded by the coding sequence ATGAACCAAGGGGTGTTCACCGAGGGAATCGATTATGGCGGGCTGACCACCGACTATGAAATACGTATTCTGATTTGTTGGCTGCTGTATAAGATGAAAATGCCGGTTGCCTCTTCGCAGCTGAGCAGCGCATTATTGGGTGAGAATCTGGTTAATTATTTTGAGGTAACCTGTGCACTGGGCGAACTGCTGTCTTCAGGGCATTTGACCGAGGTTAAGTCTGACGGACATCAGGGCTATGTTTCGGTGACCGAGTTGGGCCGAAAGACTGCCGAAACTTTTTATAAAAGTATTCCACGCACAGTGCGTGAAAAAGCCATTGAAGCCTTAAGCCAATGTGTGTTACAGGAGCGTTTTGCAAAAGAAAATCGTGCAGAGATCGTAGAAACTAACGACGGCTTCAAGTTAGAACTCTCCCTTAACGATGTCGGAAACGATTTGATGGGTGTGTCGCTCTATGCGCCCACCCGCGAGGTTTGTGAAACGATGAAAAAGAATTTTATCTCCGACCCCACGGTGTTATATCGTGCGGTATTATCGGTGCTCATGGGAACCAAGGACAGTGCAATAGAGTTTATCGGCCATGAACCGGTGTAG
- the glmS gene encoding glutamine--fructose-6-phosphate transaminase (isomerizing): MCGIIGYSGHRRASDVLLDGLSRLEYRGYDSAGILVNENSAFVTVKREGRLDNLKAALEQQTLRGTCGMGHTRWATHGGPTDENAHPHGTERVMLVHNGIIENYLELKSALLDQGYTFLSQTDTEIAACYLDYCYHGDPIDAIREALLKIEGAYAFVIMFSDHPDTLFAVRKDGPLIAAPGDGENFLASDITAVIGYTNRYFVLDEGEIAMLNPDSIRVFDLDGNECQKVVQTVNWSVDQAQKEGYEHFMLKEIHEQPDALRHTLAPRIKNGLPCFAHDHLPEDFFSRFSQIKIVACGTAMHAGLIGRDLIEKLARVPVQVDLASEFRYRSPIIGKHDLVIIVSQSGETADSLAALRLAKSLGVTTLAIVNVAGSSIAREADHVILTYAGPEISVASTKAYSVQLAVFYLIAFSMAAGNGLLTAGETASLTASLNAIPDAVRNVFSYQTTIERAAEGFESSENLFFLGRGLDWALACEGSLKLKEISYIHCEACAAGELKHGTISLVTNGTPVIALCTQDKLIPKMLSNIKEVKARGAVVTLVAKKGESVSHDVADTLLLLDALDDMFMPFVAVTVLQLIAYYTARLRGCDIDKPRNLAKSVTVE, from the coding sequence CGGTATTCTTGTGAACGAAAACAGTGCTTTTGTCACCGTTAAACGAGAGGGCCGGCTGGATAATTTGAAGGCAGCGCTGGAACAGCAAACCTTGCGTGGTACCTGCGGCATGGGTCACACGCGCTGGGCAACGCACGGCGGCCCCACAGACGAAAACGCCCATCCCCATGGTACCGAGCGCGTTATGTTGGTACATAACGGCATTATCGAAAATTATCTCGAGCTAAAATCCGCGCTGCTGGATCAGGGCTATACCTTTTTGTCTCAGACCGACACCGAGATAGCCGCCTGCTATCTTGACTACTGCTACCACGGCGACCCGATAGACGCCATTCGGGAAGCACTTCTTAAAATTGAGGGCGCATACGCCTTTGTCATTATGTTCTCTGACCATCCCGACACGCTGTTTGCAGTGCGCAAAGACGGCCCGCTGATTGCAGCACCCGGAGACGGCGAAAATTTCCTCGCTTCGGACATCACGGCGGTCATCGGCTATACCAATCGCTATTTTGTGCTGGATGAAGGCGAAATCGCCATGCTAAACCCTGACAGCATCCGCGTTTTCGACTTGGACGGTAACGAGTGCCAAAAAGTGGTGCAAACCGTCAATTGGAGCGTTGACCAAGCCCAAAAGGAAGGCTACGAGCATTTTATGCTCAAGGAAATTCACGAGCAGCCCGACGCGCTGCGCCATACGTTGGCCCCCAGAATTAAAAATGGTCTGCCCTGTTTTGCGCACGACCATCTTCCCGAGGACTTCTTTTCTCGCTTTTCGCAAATTAAAATTGTGGCCTGTGGCACTGCGATGCACGCCGGTCTCATTGGGCGTGACCTCATCGAAAAGCTGGCGCGCGTGCCGGTCCAGGTCGATTTGGCCAGCGAATTCCGTTATCGTTCTCCCATCATCGGCAAACACGATCTCGTAATCATTGTCTCTCAGTCGGGCGAAACAGCCGATAGTCTTGCCGCCCTGCGGCTGGCAAAATCGTTGGGTGTTACGACGTTGGCGATTGTCAATGTGGCCGGTTCCTCCATCGCACGCGAGGCAGATCACGTCATCCTCACCTATGCCGGTCCGGAAATTTCGGTGGCAAGCACCAAGGCTTATTCGGTACAGCTCGCTGTTTTTTACCTTATCGCATTTTCTATGGCAGCCGGAAACGGTCTTTTGACGGCGGGAGAGACCGCATCACTCACCGCGTCACTCAACGCTATCCCCGACGCGGTTCGCAACGTTTTCTCGTACCAGACTACCATTGAGCGCGCGGCCGAAGGCTTTGAAAGCAGCGAAAACCTGTTCTTTCTCGGCCGTGGGCTAGATTGGGCGCTTGCCTGTGAGGGCTCGTTAAAGCTCAAGGAGATTTCGTATATTCATTGTGAAGCTTGTGCGGCCGGTGAACTTAAGCACGGTACCATATCACTTGTTACCAATGGTACCCCCGTCATCGCCTTGTGCACGCAGGATAAGCTGATCCCCAAGATGCTCTCAAACATCAAGGAGGTTAAAGCCAGAGGTGCTGTGGTGACATTGGTCGCTAAAAAAGGTGAATCGGTCTCACACGATGTCGCCGACACGCTTTTGCTGCTTGATGCGCTGGATGACATGTTCATGCCGTTTGTCGCTGTCACTGTGCTACAGCTAATCGCTTATTACACCGCCCGTTTAAGAGGTTGTGACATCGACAAGCCCCGCAATCTAGCAAAATCGGTAACAGTAGAATAA
- a CDS encoding GNAT family protein produces the protein MECTLRAWRIDDAEDLALAINNKKVLNNLRDGLPFPYTTKDAEEYISMMLNADKDKVYAFAITVDDKVIGSIGIFRQQNIHGKTAEMGYFIAEPYWGKGLGTSAVRQVYDHIFSKTDIIRIFAEPFANNVASCRILEKSGFVLEGILRKNAVKNGRILDMKMYALIKE, from the coding sequence TTGGAATGTACATTGCGTGCATGGCGTATAGACGATGCGGAAGATTTAGCATTGGCTATAAACAACAAAAAGGTTCTTAATAATTTACGGGATGGCTTGCCTTTTCCGTACACAACAAAGGACGCTGAGGAATATATCAGCATGATGCTAAACGCAGATAAAGATAAGGTTTATGCGTTTGCCATCACGGTGGACGACAAAGTCATTGGGAGTATTGGCATTTTTCGTCAGCAAAACATACACGGTAAAACCGCTGAAATGGGCTATTTTATTGCGGAGCCCTACTGGGGGAAGGGGCTTGGAACCTCTGCTGTCCGGCAGGTATATGATCACATTTTTAGCAAAACCGATATTATTCGAATTTTTGCCGAACCCTTTGCAAATAACGTAGCCTCCTGCCGCATTCTTGAGAAATCGGGCTTTGTGTTGGAAGGGATATTACGAAAAAATGCCGTTAAAAACGGGCGGATCCTCGATATGAAAATGTACGCGTTAATAAAAGAGTGA
- a CDS encoding YbaK/EbsC family protein yields the protein MSIAKVRDYFKKHGIEDRVLEFEVSSATVALAAQALNCEPDRIAKTLSFKIGEDCILIVTAGGAKIDNAKYKAQFHTKAKMLTPEEAVTLVGHAVGGVCPFGVNDGVTTYLDVSLKTYQTVFPACGSDNSAIELTIDELEKYSNSKGWIDVCKTPAQ from the coding sequence ATGTCAATCGCAAAAGTCAGGGATTATTTTAAAAAGCACGGTATAGAGGATCGTGTACTGGAGTTTGAGGTTTCGAGCGCGACGGTGGCGCTAGCAGCACAGGCATTAAACTGCGAGCCGGACCGCATTGCAAAGACACTGTCGTTCAAAATTGGCGAGGATTGCATTCTTATCGTAACAGCGGGCGGGGCGAAGATAGACAACGCCAAATATAAGGCGCAGTTTCACACCAAGGCTAAAATGCTTACCCCTGAGGAGGCGGTGACGCTGGTGGGACATGCTGTGGGCGGTGTATGTCCCTTTGGCGTCAACGACGGGGTGACAACTTATTTGGATGTTTCGCTAAAGACTTACCAGACAGTGTTTCCGGCCTGCGGCAGTGATAACAGCGCCATTGAGCTGACCATCGACGAGCTTGAGAAATATTCCAACAGCAAGGGCTGGATCGACGTTTGTAAGACACCGGCGCAATAA